The DNA region GCTCACGGCACTGTGACCCGTCACTACCGTCAGCACCAGCAAGGTAAGCCCACCTCGACCAACCCGATCGCGTCAATCTTCGCTTGGACTCGCGGTCTCATGCACCGCGGCAAGATCGATAACACCCCCGAGGTAATCGAGTTTGCGGAGACCCTTGAAGACGTCGTTATCAAGACTGTCGAGTCCGGCAAAATGACCAAGGACCTCGCGCTCTTGGTCAGCCAGGACCAGGCGTTCTTGACCACCGAGGACTTCTTGGCAGCTTTGGACGAAAACCTTTCGGCACGCTTGGCTGGCTAATTCCTTGGCTGGCTAGTTCAGCGAGCCGACTAGCTCTGCTCAGTTTACGGACGGCGCTTCCCTGTGGGGAGGGATCGTTTTCGTTTGCGTGACTCTGCATGACGTGGGAGAACATTTTCTGAGGTAATCCTAAGGTTTCCTTGAAAAGATGTTGCGTCAGCACGGGCGGGTGCTTGTATTTGACACCCTACGAAAGGTTCTATCGTGGCCACTAACGACCACTTGACCGCAAGAAATCCGTTGACCACCCAGCTTGGTCTGACAATTCTGCGGGTTTTTCTCGGCGCCATGTTGACAATCCAAGGCACGCAAAAAATCCTCGCCGGTCCGCAGGGATGTGTCGCCAACTTTCAGGCGATGGGAGCTCCTTTGCCTGAGATCTCCAGCTGGCTAGTAATTCTTGGCGAATTCGGCCTAGGCATCGCGTTGATCTTCGGCGTGTTTACCCGAGTTGCTGGCGGACTCGCTGCTTTGATGATGTTTCTGATCTGGCTTGCTACTGCAGCAGGCGATCCGCTCTTTACCGACGCGCCCGGGATTACTGCCGGATCACTTTGGTTCTACTTTGTGGCGGCTCTGGTTTTGGCATTCGCTGGTGGCGGTACGCTCTCTGTTGACAAGATTTTTGCTGCCATCACGGCCAAGGGGCGGGGGCATGCGGCGTTCGAGGAGCCACAAACCGTTACGGTTTGAGTACCTGAGATGCCGTAAATCGATGAATTTGCCCAGGATGAGCGCGGTTCTGGTGGCAGCCGAAAAATACCGAATTTAGGTCAGTTTTGACCATCAAAGCAACCGCTTGTTTTAAAACTGGAAACAAGCGGTTGCTTTTTGTCGTGAAAGGTTGCACAATCACGTGATGTAGATCACATTTGGTAACGATTTTGCCTAAAATTCGTTACCTGAATTTTCCACCTAAAGTATGTCCAAAAATAGCTAATTGGCTTTAGTGTTCTGGATCATATTCGGTATGAGGCCGGGCCAACCCGCACGCCTGCCCGTACCGCTGTTGGGAAGGGAAATTGATGAACCGGAAGAAAGTTCTTTCCACTATCGCGGTAGTGGTAACAGTTGGATTTTTGATGAGTTCTTGTGCAAATCAAGCTGCTACACCGGGGGATAGCAGGGCCTCTGGCGGCGGGAAAGTGAATATCCCGTCAATCTCCAAGGTCGATATTCCGCCGAACGCCCCGTCTCGCCTAAGGGCGATGGCAAGGCTACGTGCCCGGCAAACACCACACTCGCGTACATCGGCGCCGAGACCGGCCCGAATGCTCAATTGGGTATCAACATCTACAACGGCATTCAGCTGGCGATCAATCAGCATAACGAAAACAACCCTGGCTGCCAGGTGAAATTCAGCAAGTATGACACTGAAGGTTCGCCGGATAAAGCCAACGGCCCAGTTACCCAGGTGACCACGCAGGCGGACGTCATCGGCGTCGTCGGCCTGCCGTTCTCGGGTGAGTCAAAAGCGACCGGAAATATCTTTGAACAGGCCGGACTGGTGCATATCACCCCGTCTGCTACCGCTCCAGTTTTGACTACCAAAGGTTGGACGACGTTCTTCCGTGGCTTGGGTAATGACTCGGTGCAGGGACCAGCAGCTGCCAAGTTCTTAACGGGAAAACTGCAAGCTAAAAAGGTTTTCGTTGTGCAGGACGATTCGGAATACGGCATTGGCCTGGGCACCGCAGTCTCCAGCGAACTGAGCAAAGACAACTTGGCAGGAACTGAAAAGGTGACCACCGGGCAGAAGGATTTCTCCGCGGTGATTTCCAAGATTCAGACCGCCAAGGCTGACGCGGTGTTCTACGCCGGTTACTACGCTGAGGGTGCACCATTTGACCAGGGTCTGGTCAACAAGGGCTGGGAAGGCACTTTTCTTGGGCCCGACGGCGTCAAAGATGACCAGTTAATCAAGCAGGCCGGCGATGCGTCCAAGAATGCCTACTTCACTTGCCCTTGCATTCCGGGCGAGTTGATTCCGGACTTTGCCTCGTAGTACAAGAAGATCTCCAACGGCGTGGAGCCCGGAACGTATTCCATTGAAGGCTACGACGTCACCACTGTGCTGTTGGCCGGAATTGATGCTGGCAAGCAGACCTGAGCTGACCTGCTTTCTTGGGTCAAGTCATACGACAAAGATGGTCTTGCTAAGCACTACAAATGGAACGACAAAGGCGAGTTGGCCACACCAACCGTCTACGGTTACAAGATCGAAAACGGCAAGATTGCGCCGGTAGGCCCGATTAGCTAGCGGTCCTTGAAAAGGCTGTTGCGGGCCGTGATGGCACCGCAACAGCCCTTCAAGGGCTGGACTTGTCTCACCTACTCGGCATCGTCAGGACCACTCAATGCTCGCTACCTTAATCCATGCTGTCCCACAGCTAGTTCCAACCGACGGTGAATGGATCACCTTCGACGTCAACTCACTCGCTCAAAACTTTTGGAGCGTTACCTTCGACGGCCTGACCTTCGGCGCAATTTATGCGCTCGTGGCGCTCGGCTACACCCTGGTTTACGGGGTGCTCAATCTCATTAACTTTGCCCACTCAGAAGTATTCATTGTCGGCTGCTACGGTGTGGTTTTCACACTGACATCATTAGGCTTCGGTCCTTCTGCGCCGCGGCTCGACATTTGGTCAATCATTTTGAACCCCGTTCTGGCTATGGTCGTGGCAATGATCGCCTCGGCAGCGGTGGCCTACGTTTTGGAACGGGTCGCATACCGGCCGTGACGATGTTCAAACCGACACCGATATTCGAGGTGTTCGGTTCGATCATCGATTCTCAGCAAATTGTGATTGTCGTGGCGGCGGTGATCATGATGATCGTGGTCGACCAGTTCATTCGACGCTCACGCACGGGCCGTGGCATCCGTGCGGTAGCTCAGGATCCAGATACCGCAACCTTGATGGGCGTCAATAAAGATCGAATTATCGTCACCACCTTCATCATCGGCGGAATTCTCGCCGGAGCCGCTGCTTTGTTCTATGTCATGAAAGTGCCGTCCGGCGTCGTCTACAACGGCGGATTCGTCTTGGGAATTAAGGCATTCGCCGCAGCAGTGCTCGGTGGCATCGGTAACTTCCGTGGCTCTCTGCTTGGCGGGCTAGCCTTGGGGCTCATTGGCAACTACGGCCAAATCTTGCTCGGGAATTCACGATGGACCGACGTCGTCGCGTTCGTGGTTCTGGTCTTGGTGCTCCTGGTGAGACCGCAAGGAATTCTTGGCCAATCCCTGGGAAGGAGCAAAGCATGACTACCTCAACTAGCGGAATTGCCAGTAGCAAGAATCAGAAGCGCAAAGGTCTGTTTAGTGGTTTAGGCGAAAAATGGCGTTCGCTTTCGCGTCCGCAACAATGGCTCTGGCTGCTCATCGTCGTCGGCTTGGCTTATGCCTTGCCGGTGCTCAATCCACCAATCATCACTACTGAGCCGGGCAACAATTTTGCCTTGGCTTGTTTCCAGATGGCAGTTTTTGCGCTTGGTGCCGTCGGGTTGAACATTGTGGTGGGTAATACCGGTTTGCTCGATTTGGGCTATATCGCCTTTTTCGCAGTGGGTGCCTATACCGCAGCAATGTTGACTAGCCCGGATTCACCTTTTGTGAAGGTTCCGTATTTGTGGACCGTGCCAGTGGCCATGGCGGTGACGATATTCTTTGGCGTCATCCTCGGCGTGCCAACGCTGCGGCTGCGCGGTGACTACCTGGCCATTGTCACCTTGGGTTTCGGCGAAATTGTTCGAATCATGGCAACCATCATTCCGGCAATGCGCGGTCAGGTTGGTTTCCAGAACATTGGTCGCCCGCCAGGTAAAGATGCGTCCGGGGTGCCGATTTTTAGCAATTCCAATGGCACTCCCTGGTATTGGCTGACCATAACCGTGATCATTATTGTGCTGCTTTTAGTGGGCAACTTGGAGCGAAGCTGTGTTGGTCGTGCTTGGATTTCGATTCGCGAAGATGAAGATGCCGCCGAGATCATGGGCGTACCCACGTTCAAATACAAAGTCTGGTTCTTCGCATTAGGCGCAGGCATCGGCGGATTGGCCGGTGCGCTCTTTGCCGGGGCGAATGGCTTTGTAAACAACCAAAAGTTCGACGTGCAGACTTCAATCCTGTTCTTGGCTGCGGTAGTTCTTGGCGGTGCAGGCAACAAGGCTGGCGCGATCATTGGCGGCGCGGTGGTTGCCTATGTGCCGTTGCGCTTTACCGCGATTGCTGACTACAAATACCTGATTTTCGGCGCAGCACTTGTGCTGCTGATGATTTTTCGGGCGCACGGCTTGCTCGCAGCCAGATTGCAATTGCTGGCTTACGGCCGACGAGTTTATGAAAAGGTAGCCAAAAGACCTTCGCATTCAGCATCGGGGCCCGATTCACCAAGCCCCGACGGCGACCCGGAAGTCAAGGAGGCCAAAGCATGAGCGTCAGCCCAGAAAATGGCGCGATATCGGAAGCTGTCGCAGAACAAGTCGCCCCGGATCGTGAGATCGCCGTCGAAATCGGTGACAATCTGATTGAAGTGCAAAATTTGACGGTGAAGTTTGGCTGGTTGACCGCTTTGGACAATGTCTCCTTCAACATCAAACGTGGCGAGATCCTCGGTCTGATTGGCCCAAACGGTGCGGGTAAAACCACTTGCTTCAATGCCATGACCGGGGTTTATAAGCCAACCTCGGGCAAGGTGTTATTGGAGGGCTATTCGATTGGCGGCAAGCGTCGGCATAAAATCACCCGGCTGGGCTTAGCCCGGACTTTCCAAAACATTCGGCTTTTTATCGAGATGACGGCGTTGGAAAACGTTGTTGTCGGTTTGGACGCACGGCACCGGACGAGCGTTGTAGGTGCTCTTATTCGATCTCCTCGGCACATTAGAGAGGAGAAGTCCTCGATTGAACGCGGGATGGCGCTGCTGGAGTTTGTGGGCATTGCCGATCAAGCGAATTCACTCTCGCGGAATTTGCCCTATGGCTACCAGCGACGGCTGGAAATTGCTCGTGCCCTGGCGACGGATCCGAAAGTGCTGTGCCTAGATGAACCAGCGGCAGGCTTCAATCCCTCCGAAAAAGAGGAGTTGATGGGCTTGATCCGATCAATTCGCGACGACGGTTATACTGTGTTGCTGATTGAGCACGATATGCGGCTTGTTATGGGCGTTACTGATCGAATCGTGGTGCTGGAATTCGGTAAGAAGATTGCCGACGGCGCGCCGCACGAAATTCGTGACGATCCGAAAGTTATTGCCGCCTACTTAGGGGAGCCCGAAGATGACCTTGCTTGAGCTCAAAGAGGTCTCGGTGTTCTACGGACGGATCCAAGCGATTCACAATATGTCCTTCAGCGTCAATGAAGGCGAAATCGTTTCATTGATTGGGGCCAACGGCGCTGGTAAAACCACGACGATGAAAACCATCTCTGGGTTGCTCAACCCGACTAAGGGCAGCATCCTTTTTGAAGGCCAAGATATCACCAAGGTTAAACCGCATATCCGGGTGGTTCGAGGGATTTCGCAAGCGCCGGAAGGCCGCGGGATTTTCCCTGGCATGACGGTAGCGGAAAATCTGGACATGGGCGCATTCGGCCGAGCTGATAAATCAGGACTTGATGCGGACCTGGAACGAGTCTTTGATTTGTTTCCGCGCCTCAAGGAGCGCCGCAAACAACTGGGCGGCACCATGTCTGGTGGCGAACAGCAAATGTTAGCGATCGGTCGAGCACTCATGTCCGGACCCAAATTGTTGTTACTGGATGAACCGTCTATGGGTCTTGCCCCGCAGCTGATCCGGCAAATATTTTCGATTATCACCGAGATCAACAAGCAGGGCACCACGGTTTTGCTCGTGGAGCAGAACGCGAACCAGGCGTTGGCTCGAGCGGACCGAGCGTTTGTTTTAGAGACAGGCTCCATTACCCAAAGCGGCACGGGTAAAGAGCTGCTGGCTAACCCGGCGATCAAGGAAGCCTATCTTGGCGTCGCCTAGAAGCTAGCCATCGTTTACGGGGCAGTTGGTGCGCGTTTGCAAGACTTGCAGAGCGCACTAGCTGCCCCGCTGACGTAGATGACGTAGATGACCGCTAGTGGCGTCCGGCGCTATTGCAGGTCATGCGGATATACGACGCCTATTTGCGCGCGTACGCCGTCGAAAAATCGCATGATGTCGAGCGAGTCTTGCCAGGGCATTGTGGGACTTTGTTGCAGCTCGGCCTGGATGCATCGAGTGACTTCACGCAGTTCGTGGCTGTAGCCCCGCCAAGCAAGGGTAAATTCTTCGACTCGGTCGGTGTCCCCACCAGCGCCATTCCAGCCGGCCCTCACCCTTAGTCCGGAGGGATTATTCATCGAGCCGATGGATTCGAGATAACCTAGGCTGCCTACGACCGTCGCAATGCCAGGGCATTGGGCCACCAACGAACTCATCAATTGAGCTTGGCCGCCGCCTTGGTAGCTCAAAGTCAGCGCATTTTGTTCGTCCACACCCCAATCGGTCAGCGAGCCGTTCGCGGTTACTGAATCCGGTGCGCCGAACATGCCCCAGACCCAGAGCAAAGGGTAGACCGTGAGGTCTAATAGTGCGCCCCCCGCCGTCGATAGGAGCCAAAATTCGCGAGTTGCGATCCATCGGCGCCGGGAAGCCTAAATCCGCGCGCACCCAGCGGATGGTTCCCAATTCGCCGTCGGCCGCAATTTGCAGCGCCCGTTGAATTCCTGGCACAAAACGTGCCCACATGGCTTCCATGAGGAACAGGCCGCGTTCGCGTGCCAGCTCGATCAGAAATTCGGCCTCGCGGGCATTGATCGTGAAAGCTTTTTCGCACAGCACATGCTTACCTGCTTCAAGCGCCACCTTAGCAACGTCGAAATGCTGGCCGTGTGGCGTCCCGATGTAGACCACATCGATCTGCTCATCCTGAAACATTTGCTGGTAGCCGGCAATGCCGTCCCGATCGGCGTAGCTTTTTTGGAAGCCGAATTGCTGCGCGAACGTTTCCGCGTTTTCAGCGGTACGAGACGAAACTGCAAACAACTGCGCGTCGGCTAATATCGCTAAATCGGTAGTTACCGAGTTAGCGATATTGCCAGTAGAAACCACACCCCAGCGCAGCGTGCTTCCGGTTGCTGCCTGCGAACCAGCTTGGCCGATCTATGAAACGTGGGGAGTTAGTCATGGAGCTATTGTTCCATCTTCTAGCGTCAGTTAGTGGGTGAATTTTGCTGCACAATCATCCTTGCCTAATACGTACTGAGTATGCAATTCTTGCTGCAAGAAGAATTTATCAATCAGAGTGAGGTTTTGTCGTGAGGGTACTGCGAAGAGTCGTTTTCCGATCGTCTGGATTGTGGTGTTCGCAATCATCGCCATCGCCTTAGTCAAACTTGCCTTTCTGGATGGACTCAAGCCGAGCGAGCAACGTTGTCGGGGCACCCGCGGCCAATATCGAGCAGGCCACGATAAAAGTGGCCAAAGGGAACATCGATAATGTCGTCGAGGTCAAAGGGTCTGTCCGTTCGGATCCATCGATTCCGGTGCTATCCAGTGCCGCTGGCGAGGTTGTCAAAGTCTTCGTCGATCCCAAGGCGGCGGTTGCCGAAGGCGACCCGCTATTTCAGGTGAAAACTGAGGTGCGTCAGCAGCCTAATGCGGCGCAGCAGAGTAACGATGGAAAGGCCGGGGCGGAGCAGGCGTCGCCAAGCAAGCCGATCTACAAGTACACGAGCGTATTGGCTCCGATTGCGGGGACCTTGGATAGTTTTCCGGTGCTGCTGGAACAACAAGTTACCGTGGGCCAAAACGTGGGCAGCGTCAGCCAACAGACCCTGTCTATCGAAGGAAATCTGGACAGCGCGCAACAATACCGGTTATTGAGTAAACCGACTACCAGTACGGTGACTGTCAACAATGGTCCGGCACCTTTTGAATGCCCTAACGTGAGCATTGGTGCTGCTGATTTGGCTGGGAAATCATCAGGATCGGGTAGCTCTGGATCAGGTGGCACGGGCGCTGCCAGCGGTTCCGGGTCGATGGGGCAGCAAGCTGGTCCTGGCGGATCGGGCGGCGGTACCGCTGACGATGCCGCAGTATCCGGCAAAGTGACCTGTAAGGTGCCGGCCGGCGTCCCGGTCTTCGCCGGTCTGGGTGCGAAGATGTCGCTCGTCGCAGGCAGCGTAAAAAAGTGCTGCTTGTTCCGCTCACGGCGGTGAAAGGCACCTTTCAGAGTGGCCAGGTGTGGGTGAAGACGGAAAAGGGCTCCGAAGAGCGCAAAGTGGGATTGGGCCTCAGCGACGGCAAGACGATTGAGGTGACTTCTGGGTTGGTCGAGGGTGACACCATTTTGAAGTATCTCCCTGGCGCCACGGGGGACCAAGGAAACTGCCCGCCAGGGACGCCGTGCAACTCGGCCGTCAGCCCAGCTATCGTGGGTGGCTGAGAAATGGCTGAAGAGACGCTCATTGAGTTGGAAAATGTCACTCGCACGGTGATTTTACCGAATGACGAGACCTTGGCCATCTTGCACGGGATCAATCTCACCTTGAGTCAAGGCGATCACACCGCAATTGCGGGGCGTTCGGGCTCTGGTAAATCTACTTTGCTCAACTTGTTGGGGTTGCTGGACCTACCAACCGATGGCAGCGTCCGGTTCCTGGGGAATGACGCCAAGCGACTTGGCGAACGTGCGCGAGCACGATTACGCGGCGGTTCAGTGGGTTTCGTCTTTCAGCAATTCAATCTGCTACCGGGCCGGAGCGCTCTGGAAAATGTGATGATGCCCTTGCTCTATGCCGACGGCGGCAAGTTTTGGCGACGGCGTTCGCTCGCGGCCGCGATGCTCGAACAGGTTGGTTTAGCAGATCGGATGGATTCAGTGCCAGGGCTACTTTCTGGTGGTGAACAGCAACGAGTGGCGATTGCCCGGGCCCTGGTCCGGCGACCGCAACTGATTCTGGCTGATGAACCGACTGGGGCACTGGATGTGGAGACGGGGCAAAACGTGATGAAACTGCTTGATAGCGTTGCCGCAGAAACAGGCGCTGCGTTGGTGGCGATCACGCATGATCTCAATGTGGCTCGATTGGCCCGAATGCATTTCCGACTCGATAACGGTGTGCTGACCGAAGACCCGACGTTGGCTGAGCTCGCAGATAGAGGTGTCCGCATGACCGCGTTCATTGCTGCAGTGGTAGAAGCCTGGGGCGAATTCAAAGTTCAAAAAGCTCGTGTGCTGCTCTCGCTGATTGGTGTGGCGCTTTCGGTCGCAGCGTTGGCGTCAGTGGTCGGCGTAGGCGATTTGGCCCGGGCATCTATGCAGCAGAGCCAAGAAAAGTACAGTGGCCGCACCGCGACAATCCAAACGTACTTCCAGACGATGGCTGCCAAGATGCCAGCCGACGCTCGGCAGAAAATTGATGAGTTGGCAGACCGATACGGCTTAAAATATGTCAGCTTGAAAGGTTCGGCAAACGGTAGCTTCCAATTCATCAATGGCGCGGCACAGACACAAATTTCGATTGTGGATCCGGCCTATGACATCATCCATCGGCTCAAGGTCAGCAGGGGATCATGGTTTGCTGCCGACGATGCTCAACGACTGACACCGGCGCTGGTTGTGAACGAAAAATTTTACGACGCAATGGGTCGTCCGGATCTCAACAAATAGCCCGAAGTGGAAATGACCGGCGACGTGAGTAAAACCAGGGTGGTCATTGGGGTAGTGCCCAACGAGTACGAACAAGCCCAGCCAATGGCCTATGCCTTACCGGGTATTGCCACCGAGGGTACTGGAGATTTCAGCGGCATGAGCCTGGAAGTCTGGGTTCAACCGGAGCAAGCTCAACAGCTGGTGCAGGCCTTGCGGTCTGACTTTGCTGCGATCTTCCCCAACGTGCCCGCCGACGTCCGGAGGAGCGACTAC from Renibacterium salmoninarum ATCC 33209 includes:
- a CDS encoding DoxX family protein; its protein translation is MATNDHLTARNPLTTQLGLTILRVFLGAMLTIQGTQKILAGPQGCVANFQAMGAPLPEISSWLVILGEFGLGIALIFGVFTRVAGGLAALMMFLIWLATAAGDPLFTDAPGITAGSLWFYFVAALVLAFAGGGTLSVDKIFAAITAKGRGHAAFEEPQTVTV
- a CDS encoding branched-chain amino acid ABC transporter substrate-binding protein, giving the protein MGINIYNGIQLAINQHNENNPGCQVKFSKYDTEGSPDKANGPVTQVTTQADVIGVVGLPFSGESKATGNIFEQAGLVHITPSATAPVLTTKGWTTFFRGLGNDSVQGPAAAKFLTGKLQAKKVFVVQDDSEYGIGLGTAVSSELSKDNLAGTEKVTTGQKDFSAVISKIQTAKADAVFYAGYYAEGAPFDQGLVNKGWEGTFLGPDGVKDDQLIKQAGDASKNAYFTCPCIPGELIPDFAS
- a CDS encoding ABC transporter permease subunit: MLATLIHAVPQLVPTDGEWITFDVNSLAQNFWSVTFDGLTFGAIYALVALGYTLVYGVLNLINFAHSEVFIVGCYGVVFTLTSLGFGPSAPRLDIWSIILNPVLAMVVAMIASAAVAYVLERVAYRP
- a CDS encoding branched-chain amino acid ABC transporter permease; amino-acid sequence: MFKPTPIFEVFGSIIDSQQIVIVVAAVIMMIVVDQFIRRSRTGRGIRAVAQDPDTATLMGVNKDRIIVTTFIIGGILAGAAALFYVMKVPSGVVYNGGFVLGIKAFAAAVLGGIGNFRGSLLGGLALGLIGNYGQILLGNSRWTDVVAFVVLVLVLLVRPQGILGQSLGRSKA
- a CDS encoding branched-chain amino acid ABC transporter permease yields the protein MTTSTSGIASSKNQKRKGLFSGLGEKWRSLSRPQQWLWLLIVVGLAYALPVLNPPIITTEPGNNFALACFQMAVFALGAVGLNIVVGNTGLLDLGYIAFFAVGAYTAAMLTSPDSPFVKVPYLWTVPVAMAVTIFFGVILGVPTLRLRGDYLAIVTLGFGEIVRIMATIIPAMRGQVGFQNIGRPPGKDASGVPIFSNSNGTPWYWLTITVIIIVLLLVGNLERSCVGRAWISIREDEDAAEIMGVPTFKYKVWFFALGAGIGGLAGALFAGANGFVNNQKFDVQTSILFLAAVVLGGAGNKAGAIIGGAVVAYVPLRFTAIADYKYLIFGAALVLLMIFRAHGLLAARLQLLAYGRRVYEKVAKRPSHSASGPDSPSPDGDPEVKEAKA
- a CDS encoding ABC transporter ATP-binding protein, coding for MSVSPENGAISEAVAEQVAPDREIAVEIGDNLIEVQNLTVKFGWLTALDNVSFNIKRGEILGLIGPNGAGKTTCFNAMTGVYKPTSGKVLLEGYSIGGKRRHKITRLGLARTFQNIRLFIEMTALENVVVGLDARHRTSVVGALIRSPRHIREEKSSIERGMALLEFVGIADQANSLSRNLPYGYQRRLEIARALATDPKVLCLDEPAAGFNPSEKEELMGLIRSIRDDGYTVLLIEHDMRLVMGVTDRIVVLEFGKKIADGAPHEIRDDPKVIAAYLGEPEDDLA
- a CDS encoding ABC transporter ATP-binding protein, with the protein product MTLLELKEVSVFYGRIQAIHNMSFSVNEGEIVSLIGANGAGKTTTMKTISGLLNPTKGSILFEGQDITKVKPHIRVVRGISQAPEGRGIFPGMTVAENLDMGAFGRADKSGLDADLERVFDLFPRLKERRKQLGGTMSGGEQQMLAIGRALMSGPKLLLLDEPSMGLAPQLIRQIFSIITEINKQGTTVLLVEQNANQALARADRAFVLETGSITQSGTGKELLANPAIKEAYLGVA
- a CDS encoding efflux protein — protein: MDSSRASNVVGAPAANIEQATIKVAKGNIDNVVEVKGSVRSDPSIPVLSSAAGEVVKVFVDPKAAVAEGDPLFQVKTEVRQQPNAAQQSNDGKAGAEQASPSKPIYKYTSVLAPIAGTLDSFPVLLEQQVTVGQNVGSVSQQTLSIEGNLDSAQQYRLLSKPTTSTVTVNNGPAPFECPNVSIGAADLAGKSSGSGSSGSGGTGAASGSGSMGQQAGPGGSGGGTADDAAVSGKVTCKVPAGVPVFAGLGAKMSLVAGSVKKCCLFRSRR
- a CDS encoding ATP-binding cassette domain-containing protein, whose product is MAEETLIELENVTRTVILPNDETLAILHGINLTLSQGDHTAIAGRSGSGKSTLLNLLGLLDLPTDGSVRFLGNDAKRLGERARARLRGGSVGFVFQQFNLLPGRSALENVMMPLLYADGGKFWRRRSLAAAMLEQVGLADRMDSVPGLLSGGEQQRVAIARALVRRPQLILADEPTGALDVETGQNVMKLLDSVAAETGAALVAITHDLNVARLARMHFRLDNGVLTEDPTLAELADRGVRMTAFIAAVVEAWGEFKVQKARVLLSLIGVALSVAALASVVGVGDLARASMQQSQEKYSGRTATIQTYFQTMAAKMPADARQKIDELADRYGLKYVSLKGSANGSFQFINGAAQTQISIVDPAYDIIHRLKVSRGSWFAADDAQRLTPALVVNEKFYDAMGRPDLNK